In Flavobacterium sp. CBA20B-1, one DNA window encodes the following:
- a CDS encoding proline dehydrogenase family protein — protein sequence MEKIFDNTAVAFALKNNTELNKAYYLFKLISSNTLVKLGTSLTNFAISTNLPVKGLIKSTVFDHFCGGVTEEDCLKVVDKMYTKGVSSVLDYSVEGKETEQQFDHALQMTLKTIEFAKERAAIPFAVFKPTGVGRFFLFEKKGENKAFTDAEQQEWNRVVERFDLICRTAYEKDVLLLIDAEESWMQDAADDLVLDMMRTYNKEKCIVFNTAQTYRWDRFDFVKNTHAIGLREGFHVGFKVVRGAYMEKERARAEEKGYPSPICATKAQTDATFNKTMTYIAENLDNKMALFAGTHNEESSYLLMDLMTQNNIPHTDKRVWFGQLYGMSDNISYNLSNHNYNVAKYLPFGPVYDVVPYLIRRANENTSVAGQTNRELDLLDKELKRRRSK from the coding sequence ATGGAAAAGATATTTGATAATACCGCGGTTGCTTTTGCATTAAAAAACAATACCGAATTAAATAAGGCCTATTATTTATTCAAATTAATCAGCAGCAACACCTTGGTAAAACTGGGTACTTCGTTAACCAATTTCGCTATTTCTACCAATCTGCCTGTGAAAGGGTTGATAAAATCTACTGTTTTTGATCATTTTTGTGGCGGTGTTACCGAAGAAGATTGTTTAAAGGTGGTTGATAAAATGTACACCAAAGGTGTATCGTCGGTTTTAGATTATTCTGTGGAAGGAAAAGAAACCGAACAGCAGTTTGACCATGCTTTGCAAATGACCCTGAAAACCATTGAATTTGCCAAAGAACGAGCAGCCATTCCATTTGCGGTTTTTAAACCAACTGGTGTGGGTCGATTTTTCCTGTTTGAAAAGAAGGGCGAAAACAAAGCTTTTACCGATGCCGAACAGCAAGAATGGAACCGAGTGGTTGAACGTTTTGACTTGATTTGCCGAACAGCTTATGAAAAAGATGTTTTGTTGCTGATAGATGCGGAAGAAAGCTGGATGCAAGACGCTGCCGATGATCTGGTTTTGGATATGATGCGCACATACAACAAAGAAAAATGCATTGTTTTTAACACGGCACAAACCTATCGTTGGGACCGTTTTGATTTTGTAAAAAACACACATGCTATTGGTCTTCGTGAAGGTTTTCATGTGGGTTTTAAAGTGGTTCGTGGTGCGTATATGGAAAAAGAACGTGCACGTGCAGAAGAAAAGGGATATCCATCGCCTATTTGTGCTACCAAAGCACAAACCGATGCTACTTTTAACAAAACCATGACTTATATCGCTGAGAATTTAGATAATAAAATGGCATTGTTTGCTGGTACTCACAATGAAGAAAGCAGCTATTTATTGATGGATTTAATGACCCAAAACAACATTCCTCATACTGACAAACGTGTATGGTTTGGACAATTGTACGGCATGAGCGACAATATCAGCTATAATCTTTCCAATCACAATTACAATGTGGCGAAATACTTACCTTTTGGACCAGTATATGATGTGGTGCCGTATTTAATTCGCCGTGCCAACGAAAACACATCGGTTGCCGGACAAACCAATCGAGAGTTGGATTTGTTGGATAAAGAGTTAAAACGAAGAAGATCGAAGTAA
- the aroB gene encoding 3-dehydroquinate synthase, with the protein MHIQASNYPVFFGTDYYARLSQFIGEKKYSKVVLLVDENTAKYCLNTVLQWLAIDVSFEIIEIEAGEENKTIETCNAVWETLVEMNIDRKALLINVGGGMVCDLGGFVAATYKRGIDFVNIPTSLLAMVDASVGTKTGVNLGGLKNMVGSFSQPQMILIDAAFLETLPGNQMRSGLAEMYKHGLIADASYWNQLKNLSELTTEDLLLLIYHSVSIKNEIVLQDPFEKNVRKLLNFGHTLGHVIETYSHSGKGIAPLLHGEAIAVGMILEAFISYKKNLLTKKIYTEIKETLTLMFESVVFTKNDIEICCNLLIHDKKNENGNIQFTLLNEIGSGVINETVETGMIYDAFNDYLTN; encoded by the coding sequence ATGCACATACAAGCATCTAATTATCCTGTTTTTTTTGGAACCGACTACTACGCAAGGCTGTCGCAGTTTATTGGCGAAAAAAAATACAGTAAAGTGGTACTGTTAGTTGATGAAAACACGGCTAAATATTGTTTGAATACCGTATTGCAATGGTTGGCAATTGATGTATCCTTTGAAATTATTGAGATAGAAGCAGGCGAAGAGAACAAAACCATTGAAACCTGTAATGCTGTTTGGGAAACTCTGGTGGAGATGAACATAGATAGAAAAGCACTACTTATTAATGTAGGTGGCGGAATGGTCTGCGATTTGGGCGGTTTTGTTGCTGCAACCTATAAAAGAGGAATCGATTTTGTGAACATACCTACAAGTTTATTGGCAATGGTTGATGCTTCGGTTGGAACAAAAACCGGGGTGAATTTAGGCGGATTAAAAAACATGGTGGGCAGTTTTTCACAACCGCAAATGATTTTGATTGATGCCGCTTTTTTGGAAACATTGCCTGGAAATCAAATGCGTTCGGGTTTGGCAGAAATGTATAAACATGGATTAATTGCCGATGCATCTTATTGGAATCAACTGAAAAATTTGAGTGAATTAACCACCGAAGATTTGTTATTGCTGATCTACCATTCGGTTTCGATTAAAAATGAAATTGTTTTGCAAGATCCTTTTGAAAAAAACGTTCGGAAACTGCTTAATTTTGGGCACACTTTGGGTCATGTAATTGAAACTTATAGTCATTCCGGAAAGGGTATTGCTCCTTTGCTACACGGCGAAGCCATTGCGGTAGGAATGATTTTAGAGGCTTTTATTTCGTATAAAAAGAACTTGTTAACAAAAAAAATATACACAGAAATAAAAGAAACTTTAACTTTGATGTTTGAAAGTGTTGTTTTTACCAAAAATGATATAGAAATTTGCTGCAATTTACTGATACACGACAAGAAGAACGAAAACGGCAATATACAGTTTACGCTCTTAAACGAAATTGGGAGCGGCGTTATTAATGAAACGGTTGAAACTGGTATGATTTATGATGCTTTCAACGATTATTTAACAAATTAG
- a CDS encoding arginine decarboxylase, with the protein MNTKYFDLINQTFYFPQEEFTLNKDHLMFHNIDLMKLVEQYGTPLKFTYLPQISNNINKAKGWFRKAMEKHKYEGNYYYCYCTKSSHFEYVMNEAFKNDIHVETSSAFDINIVENLLANGKINKKTIVICNGFKRDQYVENIARLINGGHKNTIPIIDNYEELDLLQERIKGKFQIGIRIASEEEPKFEFYTSRLGIGYKNILPFYRKTVAENTNVELKMLHFFINTGIRDTAYYWNELGKCLKVYTSLKKECPSLTGLNIGGGFPIKNSLNFDYDYAYMVDEIINQIKMACEEADVDMPNIFTEFGSFTVGESGGAIYKVLYQKQQNDREKWNMIDSSFITTLPDTWAINKRFIMLAVNRWNDSYERVLLGGLTCDSDDYYNSEQNWNAIYLPKFNKEKPLYIGFFNTGAYQETIGGQGGIHHCLIPQPKHILIDRDENGILATEVFSEQQTADDVLKILGYNK; encoded by the coding sequence ATGAATACTAAATATTTCGACTTAATAAACCAAACTTTTTATTTTCCGCAAGAAGAGTTTACATTAAATAAAGACCATTTAATGTTCCACAATATCGATTTAATGAAATTGGTAGAACAATACGGAACACCTTTAAAATTCACTTACCTTCCGCAAATTTCAAACAACATCAACAAAGCAAAAGGTTGGTTTAGAAAAGCAATGGAAAAACATAAGTACGAGGGCAATTATTACTATTGCTATTGTACCAAAAGTTCGCATTTTGAATATGTAATGAACGAAGCTTTTAAAAATGATATCCATGTGGAAACATCATCGGCTTTTGACATTAATATTGTAGAGAATTTATTGGCAAATGGCAAAATCAACAAAAAAACGATTGTAATTTGCAACGGTTTCAAGCGCGACCAATACGTGGAAAATATTGCACGATTGATAAACGGCGGACACAAAAATACCATTCCCATTATTGATAATTACGAAGAATTGGACTTGTTGCAAGAACGCATAAAAGGAAAATTCCAAATCGGAATCCGCATTGCATCAGAAGAAGAACCTAAATTCGAGTTTTACACCTCTCGTTTGGGAATTGGTTACAAAAACATTCTTCCTTTCTACAGAAAAACCGTGGCCGAGAACACGAATGTGGAACTTAAAATGCTGCACTTTTTTATCAATACCGGCATTCGCGACACCGCCTATTATTGGAATGAATTGGGAAAATGTTTAAAAGTGTACACCAGCCTTAAAAAAGAATGTCCATCGTTAACAGGATTAAACATAGGCGGCGGTTTCCCGATTAAAAACTCGCTGAATTTTGATTACGATTATGCATATATGGTCGATGAAATCATCAATCAAATAAAAATGGCGTGCGAGGAAGCCGATGTGGACATGCCGAATATTTTTACCGAATTTGGTTCGTTTACAGTAGGCGAATCGGGTGGAGCCATCTATAAAGTGTTGTATCAAAAACAACAAAACGACCGAGAGAAATGGAACATGATCGATTCGTCTTTCATCACCACTTTACCCGATACGTGGGCAATTAACAAACGATTCATCATGTTGGCTGTTAACCGCTGGAACGATTCTTATGAACGCGTACTTTTAGGTGGATTGACTTGTGATTCAGATGATTATTACAATTCAGAACAAAACTGGAACGCGATTTATCTGCCTAAATTCAACAAAGAAAAACCTTTATATATTGGCTTTTTCAATACGGGTGCCTATCAAGAAACCATTGGCGGACAAGGAGGTATTCATCACTGTTTGATTCCGCAACCCAAACACATATTGATAGATCGCGATGAAAACGGCATTTTGGCAACCGAAGTTTTTTCGGAACAGCAAACCGCAGACGATGTTTTAAAAATATTAGGTTATAATAAATAA
- a CDS encoding deoxyhypusine synthase family protein, translated as MKGPISQFIEHNYRHFNAAALVDAAKGYEQHLLEGGKMLISLGGAMSTAELGVSLAEMIRQDKVHIISCTGANLEEDVMNLVAHSHYKRIPNWRDLTPEQERELLDTHFNRVTDTCIPEEEAFRRLQQHLEDVWHAAEAKGERYLPHEFLYQVVNSGVLEQYYEIDPKDSWIVAASEKNLPIVCPGWEDSTTGNIFAANVIKGNLQASTVKSGIEYMIYLTEWYRANSAGKGVGFFQIAGGISGDFPICVVPMMYQDLEWEDVPFWSYFCQISDSTTSYGSYSGAVPNEKITWGKLDIDTPKFMIESDATIVAPLVFAYILGQ; from the coding sequence ATGAAAGGACCCATTTCACAATTTATCGAACATAATTACCGTCATTTCAATGCAGCAGCTTTGGTTGATGCCGCAAAAGGTTACGAACAACATTTATTAGAAGGCGGTAAAATGCTTATTTCGTTAGGCGGTGCCATGTCAACAGCCGAATTAGGCGTTTCGTTGGCAGAAATGATTCGTCAGGATAAAGTACATATTATTTCGTGCACAGGTGCCAATTTAGAAGAAGATGTGATGAATTTGGTGGCACATTCGCACTATAAAAGAATACCTAATTGGAGAGATTTAACACCAGAACAAGAACGCGAATTGTTAGACACGCACTTTAACCGTGTAACAGATACATGTATTCCTGAAGAAGAAGCATTTCGCCGTTTACAACAACATTTAGAAGATGTGTGGCATGCTGCAGAAGCTAAAGGAGAACGCTATTTACCTCATGAATTTTTGTATCAAGTGGTAAATTCAGGCGTTTTGGAACAATATTATGAAATCGATCCAAAAGATTCATGGATTGTTGCAGCATCAGAGAAAAATTTACCAATTGTTTGTCCGGGTTGGGAAGATTCAACCACAGGAAACATCTTTGCAGCAAACGTAATCAAAGGAAATTTACAAGCTTCAACAGTAAAATCGGGTATTGAATACATGATTTATTTAACAGAGTGGTACCGTGCCAATTCAGCAGGAAAAGGCGTTGGGTTTTTCCAAATTGCTGGTGGAATTTCAGGTGACTTCCCAATTTGTGTGGTTCCAATGATGTATCAAGATTTAGAGTGGGAAGATGTACCTTTCTGGTCATATTTCTGTCAAATCTCCGATTCTACCACTTCTTACGGTTCTTATTCAGGTGCCGTTCCAAATGAGAAAATTACTTGGGGTAAACTAGATATTGATACACCAAAATTCATGATCGAATCAGATGCAACAATCGTGGCACCACTTGTATTTGCTTATATATTAGGACAATAA
- a CDS encoding DNA primase, translating into MKRIIVDYAKLTNEILTLLVDKFPDGYDDADVIQFTNAKGELIEAVEVRTEDTIYLVKVSTKLQDRIENFEEEEELPAVDSINVKELDIDEEEEESKPKKASKKKADKRKNDEDEDEDYDSDDDDFDDDDDFEDDDDFDDEEE; encoded by the coding sequence ATGAAACGAATAATTGTTGATTACGCAAAATTAACAAACGAAATTTTAACCCTGTTAGTTGATAAATTTCCCGACGGATACGACGACGCAGACGTTATTCAGTTTACCAATGCAAAAGGCGAATTAATTGAAGCTGTTGAGGTGCGTACAGAAGATACCATATACTTAGTAAAAGTAAGTACAAAACTGCAAGACCGAATTGAAAACTTTGAAGAAGAAGAGGAGTTGCCAGCCGTTGATTCTATCAATGTGAAAGAGTTAGACATAGACGAAGAAGAAGAAGAGAGCAAGCCTAAAAAAGCATCAAAGAAAAAAGCCGACAAGCGCAAAAACGACGAGGACGAGGACGAAGATTATGATTCAGACGATGATGATTTTGACGATGACGATGACTTCGAAGACGACGACGATTTTGACGATGAAGAAGAGTAA
- the pyrR gene encoding bifunctional pyr operon transcriptional regulator/uracil phosphoribosyltransferase PyrR: MSSKILLTSQEVDIILHRLACQLIEKHNDFSNTVLIGIQPRGKFLAQRIAHILSAHYGIAAIHLGFLDITFFRDDFRRSNKPLEANKTQIDFLVENKNVVFIDDVLYTGRSIRAALTAIQSFGRPSEIELLVLIDRRFSRHLPIQPDYRGRQVDAFNNEKVKVQWKDEDATADEVYLLSNPV, from the coding sequence ATGAGTTCAAAAATACTGTTAACTTCGCAAGAGGTTGATATCATCTTACATCGTTTAGCGTGCCAATTAATTGAAAAACACAACGATTTTTCGAATACCGTTTTAATAGGCATTCAACCGCGTGGAAAATTTTTAGCACAGCGTATTGCGCATATTCTTTCGGCTCATTACGGAATTGCAGCTATTCATTTAGGGTTTTTAGATATTACTTTTTTTAGAGATGATTTCCGCCGGAGCAACAAACCATTGGAAGCCAACAAAACACAAATCGACTTTTTGGTGGAAAATAAAAACGTAGTTTTTATAGATGATGTGCTTTACACTGGTAGAAGCATTCGTGCGGCTTTAACAGCCATTCAATCGTTTGGAAGACCTAGCGAAATTGAGCTTTTGGTATTGATAGATCGTCGTTTCAGCAGGCATTTACCCATTCAACCCGATTACCGAGGCAGACAAGTAGATGCTTTTAACAATGAAAAAGTGAAAGTGCAATGGAAAGACGAAGATGCCACTGCCGATGAAGTATATCTTTTATCAAATCCCGTATAA
- a CDS encoding aspartate carbamoyltransferase catalytic subunit, whose protein sequence is MKELSVNHLLGIKYINKNDIELIFETADQFKEVINRPIKKVPSLRDITIANIFFENSTRTKLSFELAQKRLSADVISFSAAQSSVKKGETLIDTVNNILSMKVDMVVMRHSNPGAAHFLSRNVKASIVNAGDGAHEHPTQALLDSFSIRERLGEVGGKKVVIVGDILHSRVALSNIFALQMQGAEVMVCGPKTLMPRYITDLGVKYEPNLRKALEWCDVANMLRVQNERLDVNYFPSTREYAQQYGVDKALLDSLDKEIVIMHPGPINRGVEITSDVADSQQSVILDQVENGVAIRMAVIYLLASKIK, encoded by the coding sequence ATGAAAGAATTAAGCGTTAACCATTTATTAGGTATAAAATACATCAATAAAAATGATATTGAATTAATCTTTGAAACTGCCGATCAGTTCAAAGAAGTTATCAACCGTCCCATAAAAAAAGTACCTTCGTTACGCGATATCACCATTGCCAATATTTTCTTTGAAAACAGCACGCGAACCAAATTGTCATTTGAACTGGCACAAAAACGTTTGTCTGCAGATGTAATTAGTTTTTCGGCAGCACAATCTTCTGTAAAAAAAGGCGAAACTTTGATTGATACCGTAAACAATATCCTTTCCATGAAAGTAGATATGGTGGTGATGCGCCACAGCAATCCAGGAGCAGCCCACTTTTTGTCGCGCAATGTAAAAGCCAGTATCGTAAACGCAGGCGATGGTGCACACGAGCATCCCACACAAGCTTTGCTAGATAGTTTTTCAATTAGAGAACGTTTGGGAGAAGTAGGCGGAAAAAAAGTAGTTATTGTGGGCGATATATTGCACTCTCGCGTAGCCTTATCAAACATTTTTGCACTCCAAATGCAGGGAGCAGAAGTAATGGTATGCGGTCCGAAAACATTGATGCCGCGATACATTACCGATTTGGGAGTGAAATACGAACCTAACTTGCGAAAAGCATTGGAATGGTGCGATGTTGCCAATATGCTTCGCGTACAAAACGAGCGTTTGGATGTGAATTATTTCCCTTCAACCCGCGAATATGCACAGCAATATGGTGTGGACAAAGCATTGTTGGATTCTTTGGATAAAGAAATTGTAATTATGCACCCTGGCCCAATCAATAGAGGGGTTGAAATTACTTCTGATGTAGCCGATTCGCAGCAGTCTGTGATTTTGGATCAAGTGGAAAATGGTGTAGCAATTCGTATGGCAGTGATTTATTTACTTGCATCTAAAATAAAATAA
- a CDS encoding ribonuclease Z, translating into MKVKEKNNIVVFKKSSEDFADFAEKIMDQPNVFKGKNIIIDLEEIALRPSEIIPFEPLAVLQKKQKKSFVIVADIDFDEVSEEIIVVPTLQEGFDIIEMEEIERDLGF; encoded by the coding sequence ATGAAAGTAAAAGAAAAAAATAACATTGTTGTATTTAAAAAAAGCAGCGAAGATTTTGCTGATTTTGCTGAAAAAATAATGGATCAACCCAATGTTTTCAAAGGCAAAAACATCATTATCGATTTAGAAGAAATAGCGTTGCGCCCGTCTGAAATTATTCCTTTTGAACCATTGGCAGTACTTCAAAAAAAACAAAAAAAATCGTTTGTAATTGTAGCCGATATTGATTTTGATGAAGTTTCAGAAGAGATAATTGTTGTTCCAACACTTCAGGAAGGTTTCGATATCATCGAAATGGAAGAAATTGAAAGAGATTTGGGGTTCTAA
- a CDS encoding ribonuclease Z, with product MKVSILGCYSATPRTITNPTSQVLEINNQMYLIDCGEGTQVQLRKHKIKFSRINHIFISHLHGDHFFGLIGLISTFSLLNRPNDLHIYGPKGIKEIILLQIKLSKSYTKYNLHFHELEATESELIFEDDKIAVHTLPLKHRIYANGFLFKEKPGLRRINIDAATEQRIDVCYFNKLKQGSDLKKEDGTIIKNETVTFDPLPTQTYAFCSDTIYNEALISMIENVDVLYHESTFLEKDIDKCLPTGHSTAIQAATIAKKAGVKNLILGHYSTRYADINLFKQEAETVFQPVQLADDGLVFKF from the coding sequence ATGAAAGTAAGTATTTTAGGTTGCTATTCGGCAACACCACGCACCATCACAAATCCCACATCGCAAGTATTGGAAATCAACAACCAAATGTATTTAATCGATTGCGGAGAAGGAACACAAGTGCAGTTGCGCAAGCACAAAATTAAATTTTCGCGTATCAATCATATTTTTATATCGCATTTGCACGGCGATCATTTTTTTGGATTGATTGGATTAATTTCTACATTTTCACTTCTAAACCGCCCGAACGATTTGCATATTTATGGCCCAAAAGGCATTAAAGAAATTATTTTGTTGCAAATTAAGTTAAGCAAATCATACACCAAATACAATCTGCATTTTCATGAATTAGAAGCAACAGAATCGGAACTGATTTTTGAAGATGATAAGATAGCAGTGCACACGCTTCCTTTAAAACACCGCATATATGCTAATGGATTTTTGTTTAAAGAGAAACCAGGTTTGCGCCGTATAAATATCGATGCCGCTACTGAGCAAAGAATTGATGTTTGCTATTTTAACAAGCTAAAACAAGGCAGCGATTTAAAAAAAGAAGACGGAACAATTATTAAAAATGAAACTGTAACTTTTGATCCACTGCCCACCCAAACCTACGCATTTTGCTCGGATACTATTTATAATGAAGCACTGATTTCGATGATTGAAAATGTGGATGTGTTGTATCATGAAAGTACTTTTTTAGAAAAAGATATCGACAAGTGTTTGCCAACGGGGCATTCCACCGCCATTCAGGCAGCCACTATTGCAAAAAAAGCGGGTGTTAAAAACTTGATTTTAGGACATTATTCCACACGATATGCCGATATTAATTTGTTTAAACAAGAAGCCGAAACAGTTTTTCAGCCCGTGCAACTAGCAGATGATGGCTTGGTTTTTAAATTTTAG
- the pdxH gene encoding pyridoxamine 5'-phosphate oxidase yields MTDLSNYRKSYEKSELLESMIDENPLMQFRKWFHETEEFGGVEEVNAMTLSTLGLDGFPKSRIVLLKKYDENGFTFVTNYDSEKGKALLQNPQVCLSFFWHSLERQVIIKGIAEKQSEAYSNGYFHSRPKGSQLGAVVSPQSEVIPNREFLDTKLKELEEKFANTEVNRPPNWGGILVKPVSIEFWQGRPNRLHDRIKYTLNPDGDWFIERLAP; encoded by the coding sequence ATGACAGATTTAAGTAATTATAGAAAATCATACGAAAAAAGTGAATTGTTGGAGTCGATGATCGACGAAAATCCGCTCATGCAATTTAGAAAATGGTTCCATGAAACAGAAGAATTTGGTGGGGTAGAAGAGGTGAATGCCATGACGCTTTCAACACTTGGTTTAGATGGATTTCCAAAATCGCGCATTGTTTTGCTTAAAAAGTACGATGAAAACGGTTTTACATTCGTAACCAATTACGATTCTGAAAAAGGCAAAGCATTGTTGCAAAATCCGCAAGTTTGTTTGTCGTTTTTTTGGCATTCTTTAGAACGTCAGGTTATCATTAAAGGTATAGCTGAAAAGCAAAGCGAAGCATATTCCAATGGATATTTTCATTCGCGCCCCAAAGGAAGTCAACTAGGTGCTGTGGTTTCACCTCAAAGCGAAGTGATTCCAAACCGTGAATTTTTAGACACAAAACTAAAAGAATTAGAAGAGAAATTTGCTAATACCGAAGTAAATCGACCACCAAATTGGGGCGGTATTTTAGTAAAACCGGTTTCAATTGAATTTTGGCAAGGCAGACCCAATAGGCTGCACGACCGCATTAAATATACGCTTAATCCTGATGGCGATTGGTTTATAGAACGTTTAGCGCCTTAA
- a CDS encoding prolyl oligopeptidase family serine peptidase — translation MKIFLKIVFLFLTISAFGQPTAIVNKTAYNFWMNEPQNTTDKAPLIVFLHGKSLSGTNIERVKRYGVLKGVEKGLDIPAYIVAPQLPSGPWNADKVDEIVQYMINNYSIDEARIYVTGMSLGSYGTMKYIGEYPNRVAAAVSICGGGDVNDACNLAQVPIKVIHGDKDFIVPLSESQKIVKAVKKCDKNAPIEFEIVKGGNHGSVEDLYRHMELYEWLLKHTKANKAL, via the coding sequence ATGAAAATCTTTTTGAAAATCGTTTTTTTGTTTTTAACCATAAGCGCTTTTGGACAGCCGACTGCAATAGTAAACAAAACAGCCTATAATTTTTGGATGAATGAACCCCAAAATACAACTGATAAAGCACCATTAATTGTATTCTTACATGGAAAAAGTTTGTCGGGCACAAATATAGAACGCGTGAAACGTTATGGTGTTTTAAAAGGTGTTGAGAAAGGATTAGATATTCCGGCTTATATAGTTGCACCGCAACTTCCATCGGGACCATGGAATGCAGATAAAGTGGATGAAATTGTGCAATATATGATTAATAATTATTCCATTGATGAAGCCCGCATTTATGTCACAGGAATGAGTTTAGGTTCGTATGGAACCATGAAGTATATAGGTGAATACCCAAATAGGGTAGCTGCAGCGGTATCAATTTGTGGAGGTGGTGATGTGAATGATGCATGTAATTTAGCTCAAGTTCCCATAAAGGTTATTCACGGCGATAAAGATTTTATTGTTCCGCTTTCGGAGTCACAAAAAATTGTGAAGGCAGTAAAAAAATGTGACAAAAATGCACCAATTGAATTCGAAATTGTAAAAGGAGGAAATCATGGCAGTGTAGAAGATTTGTACCGCCACATGGAATTATACGAATGGTTGTTAAAACATACAAAAGCCAATAAAGCGTTGTGA
- the rpsF gene encoding 30S ribosomal protein S6 has translation MNHYETVFILNPVLSETQVKETVQKFEDFLASKGAKMISKEDWGLKKLAYEIQNKKSGFYHLFEYTVPGDAIIGLETEFRRDERVMRFLTVALDKHAISWAERRREKLKTKKA, from the coding sequence ATGAATCATTATGAAACTGTTTTCATTTTGAATCCCGTTTTATCTGAAACTCAGGTAAAGGAAACAGTACAGAAATTCGAAGATTTTCTTGCTTCAAAAGGGGCTAAAATGATCTCTAAAGAAGATTGGGGCTTAAAAAAATTAGCTTACGAAATTCAAAACAAAAAAAGTGGTTTTTACCATTTGTTCGAGTACACTGTACCAGGTGATGCAATTATTGGTTTAGAAACTGAATTTCGTCGTGACGAAAGAGTTATGCGTTTCTTAACAGTAGCTTTAGACAAGCATGCAATTTCTTGGGCAGAGAGAAGAAGAGAAAAATTAAAAACTAAAAAAGCGTAA
- the rpsR gene encoding 30S ribosomal protein S18, which produces MSTIEQSAKGKKDGDIRYLTPLNIETNKTKKYCRFKKSGIKYIDYKDADFLLKFVNEQGKILPRRLTGTSLKYQRKVSVAVKRARHLALMPYVADLLK; this is translated from the coding sequence ATGTCAACAATTGAGCAATCTGCAAAAGGAAAAAAAGACGGAGATATCAGATATTTAACGCCTTTAAACATTGAAACAAACAAAACTAAAAAATATTGTCGTTTCAAAAAATCTGGAATCAAATACATCGATTATAAAGATGCTGATTTCTTATTGAAATTCGTTAACGAGCAAGGTAAAATTTTACCGCGTCGTTTAACAGGAACTTCTTTAAAATACCAAAGAAAAGTATCTGTAGCTGTAAAACGTGCGCGTCACTTAGCTTTAATGCCTTACGTTGCAGATTTATTAAAATAA
- the rplI gene encoding 50S ribosomal protein L9 translates to MEIILKQDVQKLGFKDDVVTVKPGYGRNFLIPQGMAVLATPSAKKVLAENLRQRAHKEAKLIADANTTAEALKALEIKIAVKAGGEKLFGSVTNADIAAALESNGQSIDKKFITSGTIKRLGKYTANVRLHRDVIVELPYEVVAAE, encoded by the coding sequence ATGGAAATTATCTTAAAACAAGATGTTCAAAAATTAGGATTTAAAGACGATGTGGTAACTGTAAAACCAGGTTACGGTCGTAATTTCTTAATTCCTCAAGGTATGGCTGTTTTGGCTACACCGTCTGCTAAAAAAGTTTTAGCTGAAAATTTAAGACAAAGAGCTCACAAAGAAGCTAAATTAATCGCTGATGCAAACACTACTGCAGAAGCATTAAAAGCTTTAGAGATCAAGATTGCTGTTAAAGCTGGTGGCGAAAAATTATTTGGTTCGGTAACGAACGCTGATATTGCTGCAGCTTTAGAATCAAACGGTCAATCAATCGACAAAAAATTCATCACTTCTGGTACTATCAAACGTTTAGGTAAATATACTGCAAACGTTCGTTTACACCGCGATGTAATCGTTGAATTACCATACGAAGTTGTTGCTGCTGAGTAA